In Arachis hypogaea cultivar Tifrunner chromosome 17, arahy.Tifrunner.gnm2.J5K5, whole genome shotgun sequence, a single window of DNA contains:
- the LOC112765333 gene encoding uncharacterized protein: MASSLQIPYALGISSNNNNKIMKFTPPLLLHIKARPTLTTLLMGQCRMKNNNNNNNYQKEKCYIAWCIHDDGSNKGLFDDDDEDEDRSPHSLVLHFYKALEEKNIERMKQLLSPKHCSYHDFLFYGPYEGKQNVLNFLETAMDALGESVKIKLEIVDEDQRDHSSVNVYWHLEWKRKKIPFTSGFRIFTFEEVEGRLFISQITGLEELPLKPGDLVLKLIKSIRTVFDNYPLIGEGILDSHASEDSRNTQQRKDPFDIFGQKN; encoded by the exons ATGGCATCATCTTTGCAAATCCCTTATGCATTAGGAATATcttcaaacaacaacaacaaaatcatGAAATTCACACCACCATTATTATTACACATAAAAGCCAGACCCACATTAACAACATTATTAATGGGACAATGCAGGatgaagaataataataataataataattatcagAAAGAGAAGTGCTACATTGCATGGTGCATTCACGATGATGGATCAAATAAAGGTTTattcgatgatgatgatgaagatgaagatcgTTCTCCACATTCACTAGTGCTACATTTCTATAAGGCCTTGGAAGAAAAAAACATTGAAAGAATGAAGCAATTGCTTTCACCCAAACATTGTTCTTATCATGATTTCCTCTTCTACGGTCCCTATGAAGGAAAACAG AATGTGCTCAACTTTTTGGAGACTGCCATGGATGCATTGGGTGAAAGTGTTAAAATTAAGCTAGAAATTGTTGATGAGGATCAGAGAGACCATTCTTCAGTCAATGTTTACTGGCACCTAG AGTGGAAAAGGAAGAAGATACCCTTCACAAGTGGATTCAGAATCTTTACGTTTGAAGAAGTTGAAGGAAGATTGTTTATTAG cCAGATAACCGGCTTGGAGGAACTTCCTTTAAAACCTGGGGACCTAGTACTG AAATTGATAAAGTCAATCCGTACGGTCTTTGATAATTATCCACTAATTGGTGAAG GAATTCTTGACTCCCATGCCTCAGAAGATAGTAGGAATACCCAACAGAGAAAGGATCCTTTTGATATTTTTGGACAGAAGAATTGA